Part of the Impatiens glandulifera chromosome 8, dImpGla2.1, whole genome shotgun sequence genome is shown below.
aatcgattaagttattcgaattcggtcggatattcgattcagaccaaatattaaatattcctACTCAAATATCAAAAGTTTTGTCAATAATTTTGTCTACCattcaattttcaaaaagatttttttttcaaaattttaaattcataaattaaaaaaataaaatatcagttaaatatattaattttctaaattaaaaaaaataataatatatctgttcgacattttaacttactaaaattaaaaagaatcgatttacattttaacttattaaattcaaaaattaattatcggttaaatattgaaaaatattgattcgacattttaactttctaatgataaataatatgatattttgtttggaaaacatacaaaaaattaaatattcaaattacaaTCCGAAATAAGTAGGGagattgagaattataaaaaaacatcaaatttaaaattattcctCCAATTTATTATATAGTTACCAAACATGATGAAATGATCACAAACATCATTTTTTACAACAAGATAGACcacattttcaatttatttaatagcttattaatatataataatgttttaaccACACACAATAAGACACAACCATGACCATACACTCCATTTGATTCTTACCATCATATTAATTAACAAGATGATGAGTCTCAATATCTTTCGACACAGCAATGCAGAAATCCATGAGGGAGGTGGGATCCTCTACATCCGCATTCATTTTCTCATATTCAAATGTCCATGTAACAAGATTATTCTCTCCTTCAGTGTCCACATGAACAGTGACGAAAAATGTTTTGTAATGTTCTTTTATGTCACCTTCTAGAACTTCATACTTCACTAATTTCTTCTCCTCGTCTATTTCTCTTATTATCTCCTTTGCCACCTTCTCCTTACCATCTTCCAAAAACCAAACAATTTGTTGTAATCATCAAGAAATAACCAATTTTTCTTATTCTCAAATATATTCATAATCTTATTTTGATCAGTTTCCATAGTAACAATTCATTGTTGAGAGAAGtcaaagtcttcaattagttatttattatgcACTTTAGGGACTGGATACCCTTgcaaaatcttttatatattcgGTTATGTAGGGAAAGATATAAATAAACACAGCCTTACTCTTATTAACTATAAGTGCTTTTCTTTTAGTATTGAAATATTCTTTAATATAGGGATGAAAAAAAGATAATAGttgtattgtaattttaaaaaattaaataaatatattaaagttgGTTAAATGCTTATTTTTTTAGAGTGTCCGAAGAGAAGTTGATCTTAGGTTAATCAGGAAATGCCTATGTAGCCTCACCCGATCGATGCCCGGTCCTTTAGGCTGAGCTCCAACCAACTTGACTCTTAGCTAACCCCACCCTTAATACTGGGTGGGGCTTGATTATAATCTCAAGcttattcattttttcaaaagaccattgatttttctttaaaacaattaatttttcaatatatattaatagcttttaagatttttactataaatcaacttttaatcattccaataaaaaataataaaacattcaaCAAAACTAATACCGTGAGTGAAATTCCAGTAGATGATAGATCCAACAGTTCCCCAATCATGACCATCGTGAATATCAACGTTTTGGATCAATGAAGGAGACATGGTGGAGATGTGGTGAGGCCTTTGCCTGAAAATTTCATGAAATACATCACCGTCCGATTTAATCTCCACTTGATTCACCAGCTTCCGTAAATTAGTATTTGCCATTATGATCAATGATATTGATATAGAGAGAGAAGTTGTTTTAGATGATTCCTTCCAATGGGTAATGGGTTATGGGTTATGGGGGACTATTTATagagtttaatttatatactaCTCAAGctaataatacaataaaatattaataagatctcataaaatctttttttctaagttaaaaaatgaaaataataaattaatccaACTTGCAATTTTCCTAACCAGTCATGCATGCTGTGGGCTAGGACAtctgtaaaaatataataatgatactTTTAGATGAACATGATAATTTATTGTCaaagttatatatacaaatttgatAATCTAtgttatatttatcaattaattttattttaacttagaaGCTACTACAATTTCTCACTTGGATGTAACACACTGTTTTATTACTCGTTTTATTAACGAgttaacttaataattttattataaaataaaaaatatttaaatattataatttaaaaaaaagattaataataataatttgtataaatattttatttagaattattaatttaataataattttgaataattttttgtataataaatttatttctatttttgtaacaaaattaccactttttaatttataactaattttatctagaataatatttactaaataatatatttaattaaatcatatatgtaataataatgatctagaataaaatattttgagataattattattttaattaatttaacaattctaataaatatgattattaattagataagagTTTCATCCCTATTCATTTTATATCAAAagggtttttgttttatttttcaaaatgatcTATATATGTtcattaagataaaaaaaaattagaaatctaaattattatattattgaattaatacAACGTTATAAGTAGAGCCGTCAATTTGGGTTAGGCCCGTTGGGTTGGGTTGGTCCGACTCGTCAAACAATTTAGACGGTTGTGTTAAAATATTAGCAACCTATTTGGATGTGGGCCTACACGGGCCAGCCTGCTCGGGTCGCGGGCTTAGGCGGGTCGGGCTTGAGTTGGCCCGCGGGTTGACAAAAAAATCTAATCTGATTTATAGCCTTATAGGCATATGCCGCATAACCCtagtttttttctctctcacaGGCAGCACTACAacagtcaatactcaatacttcgcCCATCATCGCCGCCGGCTACTTATTTGTTCCACCTTTCTTTTCTTCGTTCTCGCCTTCAAGGGTTCGTGGATTCAAACTTTGTTTTAGACTGCAacagtcaatactcaatacttcgcCCATTGGCCGCCGACTACTTATTTGTTCCGCTtttcttctcttcgttctcgccttcaagggttcgtggattcaaacttggttcTAGCCTAGAAGCTTCACATTGAAAGTCTAAAACTTAATATTCTGTTAAATAACAGATTCATTTTCGAAATGGACTCCTCTAAAAATCTAGGTATTAATTTGGATGTTGATGGATTTGAAAGTGCTAAGCATGATCAATGGTCATCTAAAAAGTCTAGAGAATATTAtgatatttggatgtatttaaaaaaaatgaaggttTTGATAATATAGAAAATGTTGAATGTAATGGATgcaaaaaacaatataaatgtgGGGTAAACATTATAGGACTACTAATCAATGTCAAGACTCTTGTTTAGTgtgtattatgactatttgatcatgttcttgCACTCTTGTtttctaaaactattaataatttttatttgtttttatttgtaatgAGATAACCCGCGGACTAACCCGCCTAACCCGCAACCTAcattgggttgggttgggttggggaTTTTCAGCTCGCCGGGATGGTGGACCAGCCCGCCGTCGACCCGTCAAACGATAAATTTTGATGGATAGACTCACCGCGCCATGAATTGGCCCGTCTGGCCGCTCTAGTTTATAAGTGAGAATTAATCCAATTGACTTATTAAGAAaactaagtttatttaaaaataatgtagttcgaattgatattattaaaaacttaattaatcttaaattatttaatttttaaagtaataatatataatatatttttttaaatagataataatttataaaattattattaaaaagggaaaaatattAAGTGCTCATTTAAAACTTTGtccctatattatataatataatataatataatataagattttattaCGGATGGGTTATAGCCTTCTCCCATATTGGCTTTTAAGTCTTGTCTAGTTAGGTAACATCAACATAAAtagcaaaagaaaaaaaacaaaataaaatagatatatatattaaaataatatatatctatataataatatttaatttgaatttatttgattcGCTAAGTCAGAAAtgtagttaattatatatatatatataaataaatggcTACTTGAGTCGGGCATAgattaacccgcccataaacttgaaacatttaaagatgaaataaaaaatgttataggtatgtttcgaacttgcaacataacaaaataagtacaaccttttaaccaagtGTCATTGATCGACATGAACGATACAAACGACACGGATTCTCGCCGCGACCGTGCTTCTACATCGGAAGTCGGCCGCCATCCTCCAGCGCCTTCGATCGGTTGTTGTGCGCCCTTTGgaacgtgttctgttgtgcaagggacggtcgcggtcatcttctcttaccatTGACCGAAGCATTTCGTCAAAACCCCCTTCTATAGAGACCTGACGTGAATCGGCATCGGTCGCCCTCCTCTTTCACTTTTTGTTTACAGGTTAGTTCGGACCtcggtcgggacatcaaaccacaccgcgaggTGCGGGCaggtctccattgaacttctttcTCTCCGTTTAAATCAAGTGTTCGGTCTAgaggaagctttcgtagctacagaccgttccaaaattgcttaaaccctttcttgtttgagtAATTATCTTCAAGCCCCTATTCTGGTGCAattggtttccaatcgtgctgtttgcgcccaccctttACTACAGAATTCCAACCTCTTTAGCTCTTTTGAAGATTAAgcagtttgcgcttgatctttccaatgactagtacgcgcccgtccagtgtagttactcgagcaaggggcgtccttcaagtccgccctgatgatcctaagaaggtgttgaaggggccgtcgacaagcagcaaggctaggtctgatagacgaactcgcaggtctcttaacaatcccaggaagcagaagccagaaatcatggatgaagtcctaaacaaTGGAGAAGATGAGCCTATTGATTCTATTccaaatacatcatcgggtatgagttcatttccacatgctgatgaattatatgagagtagttctattggggattcatactataatgatatgcatgttcataatagaaatgataggaaaAGATAGAactgcatatagaaatgatagaactttaattccagaaaatTCTGTTGTTATTGGACTTGCTGCACATAATGGACCGTTAGGGTCGCTAGTTGGTAACCTAGACCTAACTggtcattctgttgggaaattggaattgaaatctTGTCTAGCTGAAACTGATGACAATCGGGTTGCTTGTGCTCAAAATTTGGTcccaatgttggagataatctgtcaaaaGGGCTCTATggtaatgcaggaaaatgacataaattgtacaaGTTTATCGGATCATATTGAAAGCTCAATGTTGGGGTCTGTTTCTACATCGGATGAAAACATTATGCTGAGATCtatgtctgttttgaatgatcaaGTTGATATTGGggttcctattgaggtaagtatGATAGGGCTGAATACGACTATTAGTCGAGAATTAGTaagttcaaagaatattacaaggcCGGGGTTAGTTTCAGAAAcaggaaaacatgacagtttgggtTATTCAGGTGCAaagaaagatcagaaaacaaattttaccggtCCTACTATAGAGGATGTTGAACCGGGCAAAATGGGTCATATTGAAATTGCCTCTATAGAGATGGAGATATCTGCTGCTCAGAGTCCATTGGGTCTAAAGAAAGATATAATTTCAGAATCTTGTTCTGCAATGGGAAATCTTGCAAATTTGAAAGTCTCGGGTTCTATTGatgatcagaatgctaagtctacATGTCCTGCTAATGATCAGATGGAAAGTCAGACAACCAGACTATGGACTAGGCTAAgaaaaaggttggacagaagacactaaatgcgcccaggattctaaaactgaggctaaaattgcaTGATCTTCTAAACAGCATGCACATCTAGCTGAAGTTGTTgaaggacatagtctaacagaatctggaaaTACTGGAGAAATTGGATCTAAGTTGGAGCTgatcatggaaataaattcagctaaatcagaaaagcctaataatacagatttaaaggatgatgaactgaacttgattggtatagccaATGGTGATAGCTTGACTgagaattatattgattcgttggtTGATGGCACCATGAATGGCAATTTGTTTGAAAGCCTGGGTTtgggtatggatctcatggaagctacaaataagttaGGTCAGAATATAAGTTagggtataagaggtgaagaatgtatgaaactggaagaattagacaacggttttcgcttggccgggtctgaTAAGGGGCTAGCCAATGGTTTTCGCTTGGCTAggtctgaaaaagataatcTGGTTGCTAAAAAGGTGGGTCTAACAAGGGTGGATGACATGAATCTTGAATTGAAAAAGGTAGACatcaaagctatgagccaccggtcgaatcaaaagaatCAAAGCATGAATgttaatttgtaattagacgATAGCACCAACTATGATGAAATAATAATATGCGACATtgaatatcataagtccatgaagaagatgtcgacaacaaagatcaaaccaaaagcaaatGGGCAtagttcttccaaaacaagtgctgaaattgaaaggATTGGTCAAGAAACAAGAccgaataattctaaaatagctaagaagggtaagaatggatcgaaaatcaaagaaaggaaaaacatgaaggcaaataactcaagttccaagaagaatgctgaagtaaatcccaaggaaaccGTGACACCCGAGGTTAACCCTAAGATATTAAACCTGTGTGCGTTTTttccactcgttaatctggatcctgaaattCGAATTGATAgaattcaaaagaggaaaactggtacacaagagaagagcactaAAGGGGATATTCCAAAGAAGATTAGAACAATTGAAGACAACAGTTTTATGGGAAATacaagggttagatgggccgaaaagagCACACAAGTCAAGAAATATAGCAACCCTAAAACAAtcatctcctcagctcctcctactACTGCAATTCTttgcaaagaaaatactcaggctgataacaaggatcctactactggtccaacgtggtcaatgaagaaaaacaaaatagcaaatttggcaggactgagaaacTAGATGAAAAAGCTATTTTTCCAAGTTAATAAACAACAGATTACGATGCCCCGGGAAAGAAATGATCTGCTCAGTTCAAtagtcactatctaaagaattgtaatctcttcaacaaagaccaatatgatgaagtgatcaagtgaacggttgacgccatgaaggaaatttcgaaatgtaataaaacaaaggtgtacacaatcatgagcaacccaaacaaaacctgacaagaagGAAATGTGTGAAATGGAAATGCTATGAGCGATCCtgaaaagggaaaattccatatagacaccttattcccaaaggtaattacacttgatcatccgcaccggtttgagctcccaccagaaattaaagaaaaatgcgTAAAGGCATGAGATTTTATCATAGTTGTTCactttatgggcaacatgaaagtaccatttgctgaggttaaaagaacgttgatgggtcagtgggaatcctctaGTCTGGAGaagatcacaatcaatgatcacggattaTACTTTCTATCCTTtaggaatggaagcgaaataaagtcgatcatagagagcgagTATACCTTTATTAgaggaaaaagattcaagttgtacaagtggagcgaagaacttaatactaatcataaaCCGTCTAAACTTGAACAAATCTTgatgaatctcaagaatgttccaccacacatgtgcaacccaatgggcctgacctatatttcaagcattataggcaaaccacttatgtttgacccatcAATGGAGGGCTACGAGCGTGCATTtatggccagagttagtgtcgaaatccatccaagtagctctcttccaatcaagcttgaacttaaagatagactgggaaatttatttgaaattcgagtacaatacgaatggaaaccaaatcgatgtatatggtgtagcactttcacacacgttacaaataaatgtccagtcaataataatctaaaatcaaagGCCAATAACAACGCTAAAGTAGACAGTATTAATGACTCTAACtaggctcaggttgagagaaatatgaacaggtctgaacttaacagcaatgaaTGTATTGAGGATGATAAGAtaggcaaccaaaagcaagaacatataagggtaaggaagaaggtaggaaaaagaatgaagtgggtaagagTACAAGCTGGACCTACTAACGCTGATCCTAtcggtcatgttcagggcaccggtcttagggattctgttttctcaagaatatgTCCTGTTCAAAACGTCGGTCCTAgtcagggtatcggtcctgataaagtTGGACATAGCcacaccggtcctagagcttctcataattCTACCattcctagccatattgaccatgttaagcCTGGTCCTGGACTTGCTGATCctgaaactactcaagctacgGGACTTGCTACTATCGGTCCTGATGAAAAAGGTACAACCATTGCTGAACCCAGCTATATTGGTCCTGATACTagcacaagtcctattattgtggatgatattattgCTGGTTCTAACTCCACCGATCCCAATACTAATtaaagaactggtcttgatgcAACTACAGGTCCTGGTTATAAAGTTTTTGGAGTTAAAAGATCTATGAGACgaggaatacttggcccatatgaaacaagaaaATTTGGGTCTAAAGACACTCtaataggtcgtgagtccactcttcacagttctaggaatgcaaaCAGGAACcgaaaaaataatgtcatcagaattcgaaatgacccAATCTTTGGActtagagccacctttcgaggtAATGAACATGAGAATCCtggaataagtaataaataagctcttgagaatgaactgggaaatcttgggttttgtggaatcaaaagatcaagtgcagaagaagacaatttaaTGGTAGGTGCATGATCAATtggaattggttgttgatttattGAAGTGGGGTAAAAAATGtggactaagattggtgggtagTTTGCCGAgtggataaagagacatatgaaaagtgtgagtcacaagaggtCAACTAGGATTGGTGGGTTATTTAACAATGGATAAgagtgtgaaagtgtgtgaggtcacgagataaaatgttgattgagatttggtggttggttttccgAAGTGAAGGTAAATATAAAGAGGTCTTCttaacaaattagatattagtggttaaaaatatatgaatgagatgtttgTTTACCGAAGgataagaggcatgtgaaaatatgataaagaggcgtttaaaaaagtgtgagtcacaagatatcGACTAATTAACttattggtaataaatattaaatacaaaaaaatatatacatacacaaaattataaatatgttaaagaatgcattttttagtataatatatGGTGCTACAACTTTTAAACAACGGATAAGatcatgtgaaagtgtgtgatcGGATTTTTtagttggtttgacgagcatttgaaagtgtgaggtcacgagatggaggtagGGTGCCAAATGATTTGTCAGTCAAGAGTCACAAAATGATGGTCAATTGGGGGGgggggttagtggttggtttgacgaggtataagaggtgtgtgatcaattggtattggttattgatttgttgaagtatGGGTAAAAAAGGATGTTGAGATTGGTGGGTTGTTTTCTAAGGGGATAGAGAGTAATatgaaaagtgtgagtcataagaggtcgactaagatttaTTGGGTGGTTTTCGAGTGAATaaaaatgcatatgaaaaagtgtgagtcacaagaggtCGACTTAGAGAATGTATGTGAGGTCATGGATgaaatgtcgattgagattatGGTGGTTCGTTtgccaaagtgagggtaaatatAAAGAGATCTTCttaacaaattagatattagtggttaaaatatatgaatgagatgttgatggACCGAAGTGGTCGATTGGGTGATTGGTTGTTTAATTTGTTGAAGTCGTGATAAGAGTAAATATGATGAGATGTTAGGTGAAGATTTAGGGTTGATTCATCGGGATAAGAAACcaataattaaagaatatatcAATGGTATAAACgtgtgtgtgaggtcacgagattagagttCAAAATTAGTATTTGTGAGTGCCGAGGGGATAAAaaagcatatgaaaaagtgtgagtctcAAGATGAGAGATATATTGGaatattgatgtttggtttgaCAAGGTATATGAAGTGTGTGAAATTGTATGTAGGGTCATGAGacgagatgagatgtcgattgagatttggtggttggtttgtcggaAGTGAGGAATAATTTAAGAGTTggtaacaaatgagatattagtggttaaaatatatatgaatgagatgttgattgatcgaaatgtaaaagtgtgtgaggtcacgagatta
Proteins encoded:
- the LOC124912904 gene encoding kirola-like — protein: MANTNLRKLVNQVEIKSDGDVFHEIFRQRPHHISTMSPSLIQNVDIHDGHDWGTVGSIIYWNFTHDGKEKVAKEIIREIDEEKKLVKYEVLEGDIKEHYKTFFVTVHVDTEGENNLVTWTFEYEKMNADVEDPTSLMDFCIAVSKDIETHHLVN